In Pseudobdellovibrionaceae bacterium, one DNA window encodes the following:
- the efp gene encoding elongation factor P: protein MNVSTGDFKKGLKLLINNEPHVILDFEHYKPGKGNQFTRTKLKNLITGKNIDRTIKSGEKYIVPDIEYADTTYLYKDASSFVFMDQTSYEQISIDTKLIAENIDFLVENLPVNICFFQNKAINIELPASVDLKVTYTEPGLKGDTVSGATKPATLETNLTLQVPLHIANGDILKINTKNREYIEKVSTKKNE, encoded by the coding sequence ATGAATGTATCCACCGGTGATTTTAAAAAAGGCTTAAAACTTTTAATTAATAATGAACCTCATGTTATCTTAGACTTTGAGCATTACAAACCTGGTAAAGGAAATCAATTTACTAGAACAAAATTAAAAAATTTAATTACCGGAAAAAACATAGACCGCACTATTAAGTCTGGAGAAAAATATATTGTTCCCGACATAGAATATGCAGATACAACCTACTTGTATAAAGATGCTTCTTCTTTTGTTTTTATGGACCAAACTAGTTATGAACAAATTTCTATCGATACTAAATTAATTGCAGAAAATATAGATTTTTTAGTGGAAAACTTACCTGTAAATATTTGTTTTTTTCAAAACAAAGCTATTAATATAGAATTACCCGCTTCAGTAGATTTAAAAGTAACCTACACAGAGCCTGGATTAAAAGGAGATACGGTTTCTGGAGCAACTAAACCTGCAACTCTAGAAACTAACTTAACTCTTCAAGTGCCTTTACACATTGCTAATGGAGATATATTAAAAATTAATACAAAAAATAGAGAATATATCGAAAAGGTTAGCACTAAAAAAAATGAATAA